Within the Malus sylvestris chromosome 4, drMalSylv7.2, whole genome shotgun sequence genome, the region CCAGAAAAGTAACCATTGACAGGCTGAAAACAAACAGAGAAATTGAATAATTAAGGGATAGCAGCACCTACCTTTATCATATCATCAATTGAACGCGTCTCACGAATAATTTTCTGACGGTTCATGATGAGGATTGCTGCAACACAGAAGACCGGTAATTCATCATCTCCATTCCTCGTTGATGAGACCACAGAGCAGATGTGCATCCGGTCATTCCTTGACCAAAAATTCCTTGTCAACCCGCAAAATTTATAGGCTGATCCAGACTTCATTCCAGTGTCAGACACGGAGCATTCTAGATTGCCACTATTTGAATGTGATCCGCTCTTTGTATGACCACCACTCTCAGCAGTTTCATCCCTCAACTCTGCTTCAGAATCCCTCGGAAGTTGTACTACCAAGGCTTCCAGACAGTTGTCCTCTAAATTGTAAGCCAAGGATTCTTGAAAATCAGCGGCCCACATCATCTGCATTTAACATACTGACAAGTTAACTATACAAATACACACTGCAGTTTATGAAGTAAATATGTAGTAGAAAATATCTCATTCTAACTTATCATATACATTCCGGCCAAAAGAAACAAaggataataaaaaataaaaacaatattatagaCATGCTTAGAGCTTACTCTCCAAACTCCTAACTCCATAGGCTAAGTTTCTTTCCCATTTGTAATTTTTATAACGCCAAGCTCATCATACGTACTACAATACAAGGAAATGCGCTTATAACCCTAAAACCAATATTATGAAATATGCCCCTTTGACGTCAAATAATTCAGGAAAAGTCACACAGCAAAAAGAAGCAGCAAGCCATCATTTACTCTATGAAGTATGGCAAGGTCACACAAATTAATATTTGCATCTAATCAATATCATAGTTCATCCATTTTGTAACTGTCAATGCAGGCTATGCGGTCCAAATTTTCATAAATTCTTTGGGTAGTCTACCATATCAAGCATGAGAGAGCAACTGAAGAGCACAAACCTCCCACATACAAAGAGCATCATTAAAAGACAACTCCCGACGAAAGAGAACGAGCAGCATCCGGAATGCAAAATGCAGGCTTTCAGCACCTATGTGTGACAGGTGTGAAAACATTTCCCTGTCTGTGAGTTCCAAGATATTCCACAATCCTTGCAACTGCTTCATTACCCCAGTCGGTCCTTCCATTTGGAAATTTTCACGCTGAAAGAAGggtttgaaaagaaaatgtaAGTGATGGAGTATAGAACTATCAAGCTCAATTTATATGTAAGGTTTGGAATACCATTCTTCTTAGAAGCATCTCAAAGCACCAAAATGCATCAGCATCATCCTCAAAGAGAACCACAAATGGAGACAGCAAGTCACTCATAcctaaaataacaaatttcCTTTCAAGTCAAACTTACGTCTGCAGCTTTTGAGATAAGTTGGTAGCTTAAGATTTTACTGTTAGAGAGAAATTATGTGGTGACAGAAAAGAGccttaagaaaacaaaactaataacAAAAACAACCTTGACAATATCCCGTAGCTGGATCCACCCATGCATAAACAGCAAGAATATCTGACATCCTAGCTAAATTTTTAGCATCCTCATAGAATTCAAGATGACTATCTGTTCTTACCACATCAACAACTGAAAAAAGGCAGAttttgtcaatttaaaataattcTTTAAAAATATCCATGGATGAGAACGAGCAAATTTCCCACCTCCATATAAAAGTACGTAAATACAAGTAAGaataagaaagaaaggaaaacttACCTATTCGGTGGAGAGTCCAAAGCCATTCAGATACCCTGTCTTCATTCACAGCCCCTCCTTGAGACATGATTGTATTTCTAAATTCTGTTTCTGGTACATCTGATATTTTCAACCCGTTTACCATTTCTGTCTTGTTACCCATATTATTCGGCTGCATCACCGATTGATGGGCATCAGTAGAAACCAATTCAATTTCAGAGTTAATGGCACATGAAACTTTTTTGGATGGTGAGCAGTTTGATTCAATAACTAAGTCTACATTGTTATTGACTTGAAAACTGTGCATGCTGTCCTTTTTCGACCTGGACTTATGTTGCAGAGAAACATTATCATCGTGCACTCCACcttcttttttatcttcttcacaCTTTCCGAACAAATCAGCAACAGGTAAAGGAGGAAAGTCAAAAAAACTTTGTGGTACATGTTTTGTTTCATCTGCTTCGCTGCCTAGCTTTGGGGAGCAGCAGTCATGTGGCCCTGAAGTACGTATGAAAGATGAAGAATCATATGCTACACTATCTGTGCTCTCCCTCAGACTGACAAGGTCAACCGAATCGCTAGAACTCTCTTGTTGGCATGCATATGATGTATCTGTACAATTATTATTCCTATCACAATAATTCTCTACTTTGTTAGTATTATCAAAAGAAGTTTGTCTATGTTCAACTTTAACTTCCCTCCCATCCTCCTCTTTAGACGGTGCCCTCACATCCATAACCTTGGACCCAACAACATAAGCAAGTGAACCAGTTCCAATGCTTGAATGGATCATTTGGCACTGCTTAATCAGGTCACTGTAACGTTCCCTGCATGCATAATGAAGATGTTGAGTACAAACAAATCCAACAGATTGTACTTCAATTGCACTTActaattcaaaaaataaataaataaaataaaattcttaaCTGAAAAGAAAAGTCCATGGTGCATTTTAATGTGTAAAAGGGGAATAAAAGCTGAATTACGGcttttgatttattttcatTCTTAATCCCTGTCTACACTAAGGATAAATCTACTCCAGAATTTATTTTACAGACTAACTTACACCATGGCTAGATGAGATGAGACCTGGTTTGCCATCTAGTTTAATAGCACAAGCAACATATCAAAGGTCGAGCTCGGGTGATATGCATGATAAGCCATATAACCAGTCACGTTATGGAGTAAAATGAGTCTAGAAAGGTTGGGGCATTTCCCTTCAGACCAAAGAAAAAACGATTTTGCATTGTCCTTATCTTTTGACTAAAGTGAATGGAAAGGTACTACATGCCCTGCATACGTGACGTCAAATTGACCCATCATTGACCACATGAAGGCCAGTGAATGAAGATGAGGACTTGAATAAGTGATCACTTTCCCAGTGGTACAAGAGATTTTAAAAagtataaaattaaacaaaacaagaacaCTAAGAACTGAGAAGAAAGAACTAGACCTCCGGGCTGTCCGCAACTGCCGCCGAGACTCTTCAGTGCTACCCAGAGCATAACAACCAAGTAAAAATTCCCAGACTTCTGGTCTTATAGATGGATCGACAC harbors:
- the LOC126619345 gene encoding uncharacterized protein LOC126619345 isoform X1, with product MSCGGEEDKQCGCGKSGAAINLQRVGSIVREISDPCLSQSPIKVVIAVNKMLKPEKWQATFDSDGKNFGFQKALKLIALGGVDPSIRPEVWEFLLGCYALGSTEESRRQLRTARRERYSDLIKQCQMIHSSIGTGSLAYVVGSKVMDVRAPSKEEDGREVKVEHRQTSFDNTNKVENYCDRNNNCTDTSYACQQESSSDSVDLVSLRESTDSVAYDSSSFIRTSGPHDCCSPKLGSEADETKHVPQSFFDFPPLPVADLFGKCEEDKKEGGVHDDNVSLQHKSRSKKDSMHSFQVNNNVDLVIESNCSPSKKVSCAINSEIELVSTDAHQSVMQPNNMGNKTEMVNGLKISDVPETEFRNTIMSQGGAVNEDRVSEWLWTLHRIVVDVVRTDSHLEFYEDAKNLARMSDILAVYAWVDPATGYCQGMSDLLSPFVVLFEDDADAFWCFEMLLRRMRENFQMEGPTGVMKQLQGLWNILELTDREMFSHLSHIGAESLHFAFRMLLVLFRRELSFNDALCMWEMMWAADFQESLAYNLEDNCLEALVVQLPRDSEAELRDETAESGGHTKSGSHSNSGNLECSVSDTGMKSGSAYKFCGLTRNFWSRNDRMHICSVVSSTRNGDDELPVFCVAAILIMNRQKIIRETRSIDDMIKTFNDKLLKINVKRCIRSAVKLRKKYFYKLIRRNSPAARNGD
- the LOC126619345 gene encoding uncharacterized protein LOC126619345 isoform X2 produces the protein MSCGGEEDKQCGCGKSGAAINLQRVGSIVREISDPCLSQSPIKVNKMLKPEKWQATFDSDGKNFGFQKALKLIALGGVDPSIRPEVWEFLLGCYALGSTEESRRQLRTARRERYSDLIKQCQMIHSSIGTGSLAYVVGSKVMDVRAPSKEEDGREVKVEHRQTSFDNTNKVENYCDRNNNCTDTSYACQQESSSDSVDLVSLRESTDSVAYDSSSFIRTSGPHDCCSPKLGSEADETKHVPQSFFDFPPLPVADLFGKCEEDKKEGGVHDDNVSLQHKSRSKKDSMHSFQVNNNVDLVIESNCSPSKKVSCAINSEIELVSTDAHQSVMQPNNMGNKTEMVNGLKISDVPETEFRNTIMSQGGAVNEDRVSEWLWTLHRIVVDVVRTDSHLEFYEDAKNLARMSDILAVYAWVDPATGYCQGMSDLLSPFVVLFEDDADAFWCFEMLLRRMRENFQMEGPTGVMKQLQGLWNILELTDREMFSHLSHIGAESLHFAFRMLLVLFRRELSFNDALCMWEMMWAADFQESLAYNLEDNCLEALVVQLPRDSEAELRDETAESGGHTKSGSHSNSGNLECSVSDTGMKSGSAYKFCGLTRNFWSRNDRMHICSVVSSTRNGDDELPVFCVAAILIMNRQKIIRETRSIDDMIKTFNDKLLKINVKRCIRSAVKLRKKYFYKLIRRNSPAARNGD